One region of bacterium genomic DNA includes:
- a CDS encoding S8 family serine peptidase yields the protein MKRCCGRVWIGVAVMALMIGTAVFAADNKVVVDGETYHFDLDRSRIAVGFASTATAADQTVLLAALSNIGAPAVRQVEEPLGMSLLNLKANATESEVYAALSALESSSAVDWAGPVLIYDRQEHIPTRKVCVQFEKTTGADEIARILGKHGFSLIKSCDDWAAGVVYAERSKGRATLDACNALALESAVEWAEPDWIRTVRLNTNDTYFGSQWYLNQAGDHDIDAPEAWNITTGNSSIVISICDVGVQIAHVDLNDHIEAGYDAVDSDNDPTPATSYQGDGHGTCCAGIAAAETNNSQGVAGVGYNCHVLGTRIGYIIGGSSIYTTNTWIVNCINYSRDSSDVMSNSWGGGTPSSSVNTALTNAKAAGLTILFASGNDNTSVQWPATQSTVIAVGATNESDYRCDPGDWGSGQGSNYGSQLDVVAPGNNQYTVDDSRAGAGYSSSGAYYSSFGGTSGACPVAAGVCALILSVNPSLTPDQVQTVLQNTAQDLVGDPAEDIAGWDQYMGWGRVNAYQAVLSAGGIVVTSPNGGETWYTNESHNITWTGTGFTGNVNIHLSRNGGGTWESLYSNTANDGIQAWTVSGAVTTQARVRVSSVSVPSIRDSSDADFTIASPFVQVQSPNGGETWYIGSPQNFTWTSGGFTGNVKIEINRSYSGGTWETLFATTANDGSESWTVSGPTTASARIRVSSVGTPTINDVSDANFTISDPTITVSNPNGGEYWYVGSGYNIQWGSAGLTGNVKIELNRTYPGGTWETLYASTADDGQEFWVATGPTSGLARIRISSVVLPSVSDVSNANFFLAGQPPLMYHDPLDDFAPGTGTITAIAYSPPVASVTTVRMLYRAAGGSIFDSLSLSATANPDEFAASLAAIPVGSYEYYVKAVYNVGFPAYVPADAPAGLYTFDVDEICASELGYDDGSAEYFSWADGYDGIGFQWAVKFGPVLAPYVLCGARFAASRSLPDTIHSQIHVYVYDANGPGGTPGTLIQDVMTGSIGNDVGGVPPGTNWAEVILKDDFGAPLILNSSQFFIAVGNETVGLYESYGRDANGSRAHRSYFYDPCEETWFSEDDTLTSDNAYPGNRLIRARGYSLVDPPEVVIYRVNNDIVLSWTNVGAPMYNVYTATAASGPFTFLQSTSGTSLTVDSATGPDLQRFYQVRASTE from the coding sequence ATGAAACGTTGTTGTGGTCGGGTATGGATAGGGGTGGCGGTCATGGCCCTGATGATCGGAACGGCGGTCTTTGCCGCGGACAACAAGGTGGTGGTGGACGGAGAAACCTACCATTTTGATTTGGATCGCTCGCGAATCGCGGTGGGTTTCGCCTCGACGGCGACCGCTGCGGACCAGACCGTGCTCTTGGCGGCGTTGTCGAATATCGGCGCTCCCGCCGTTCGGCAAGTGGAAGAACCGCTGGGTATGTCGCTGCTGAATCTGAAAGCGAACGCGACCGAATCGGAGGTGTATGCCGCGCTGTCCGCGCTGGAGTCGTCGTCCGCGGTGGACTGGGCGGGACCGGTTCTGATCTATGATCGCCAGGAACACATTCCGACGCGGAAGGTGTGCGTGCAGTTCGAGAAAACCACCGGTGCCGACGAAATCGCGCGGATTCTGGGCAAACACGGATTTTCGCTCATTAAATCGTGCGATGATTGGGCCGCGGGAGTGGTCTACGCCGAACGATCGAAGGGTCGGGCGACGCTGGACGCGTGCAACGCCCTCGCTTTGGAATCCGCCGTGGAATGGGCGGAACCCGACTGGATTCGCACCGTTCGTCTCAACACCAACGACACCTACTTCGGCAGCCAGTGGTATCTGAATCAGGCGGGGGATCACGATATTGACGCTCCCGAAGCGTGGAACATCACCACCGGCAACTCCTCGATTGTCATTTCCATCTGCGACGTGGGCGTGCAAATCGCTCACGTGGATCTCAACGATCACATCGAGGCCGGCTATGACGCGGTGGACAGTGACAACGATCCGACTCCGGCGACCAGCTATCAAGGAGACGGTCACGGCACATGCTGCGCGGGCATCGCGGCAGCCGAAACCAACAACTCGCAGGGCGTGGCCGGAGTGGGCTACAATTGCCACGTGCTGGGAACGCGGATCGGCTACATTATCGGCGGCAGTTCGATCTACACGACCAACACGTGGATCGTCAACTGCATCAATTACTCGCGGGACAGCTCGGACGTGATGTCGAACTCGTGGGGCGGAGGAACACCGTCGAGTTCGGTGAACACCGCTCTCACGAATGCCAAGGCCGCGGGATTGACCATTCTGTTCGCCTCGGGCAACGACAACACTTCGGTGCAGTGGCCGGCCACGCAGTCAACGGTGATCGCGGTGGGTGCTACGAACGAGAGCGACTATCGCTGCGATCCCGGTGACTGGGGATCGGGTCAGGGTTCGAACTACGGCTCGCAGCTGGACGTGGTGGCTCCCGGAAACAATCAGTACACGGTGGACGATTCGCGAGCCGGAGCGGGCTATTCCTCCAGCGGCGCCTATTACTCGAGTTTCGGCGGTACTTCGGGGGCTTGTCCGGTGGCCGCGGGAGTGTGTGCGCTTATTCTGTCGGTCAATCCTTCCCTAACGCCCGACCAAGTACAAACCGTGCTTCAGAACACGGCGCAAGACCTGGTGGGTGATCCCGCTGAAGATATCGCCGGATGGGATCAGTACATGGGCTGGGGCCGCGTGAATGCCTATCAAGCCGTTTTGTCGGCCGGCGGAATTGTGGTAACCTCTCCGAACGGCGGCGAAACGTGGTACACGAACGAATCGCACAACATCACCTGGACGGGTACGGGTTTTACCGGCAACGTGAATATTCACCTCAGCCGCAACGGCGGCGGCACCTGGGAGTCGTTGTACTCCAACACGGCCAATGACGGGATTCAGGCTTGGACGGTGTCGGGAGCGGTCACGACGCAGGCGCGAGTCCGCGTGAGCAGCGTAAGCGTACCCAGCATTCGCGATTCCTCGGATGCGGATTTTACGATCGCCAGTCCGTTCGTTCAAGTCCAGTCGCCCAACGGCGGCGAAACGTGGTACATCGGATCGCCGCAGAACTTCACCTGGACTTCGGGCGGTTTCACGGGCAACGTCAAGATCGAGATCAACCGGAGCTACTCGGGTGGAACGTGGGAGACGCTATTCGCAACCACCGCCAATGACGGGAGCGAATCGTGGACGGTCAGCGGCCCCACCACCGCCAGCGCGCGGATTCGCGTGAGCAGCGTGGGCACGCCGACCATTAACGACGTATCCGATGCGAACTTCACGATTTCCGATCCGACGATTACGGTGAGCAATCCGAACGGCGGCGAATACTGGTATGTCGGGAGCGGTTACAACATTCAATGGGGGTCGGCCGGTTTGACCGGCAACGTCAAAATCGAGCTCAATCGCACCTACCCCGGCGGAACGTGGGAGACTCTGTATGCCAGCACCGCCGATGACGGGCAGGAATTTTGGGTGGCTACCGGACCGACGTCCGGTCTGGCTCGCATCCGCATCAGCAGCGTCGTTCTACCGTCGGTGAGTGACGTCTCGAACGCGAACTTCTTCCTCGCCGGCCAGCCGCCTCTGATGTATCATGATCCGCTCGACGACTTTGCTCCCGGAACGGGAACGATTACCGCCATTGCCTATAGTCCACCGGTAGCGTCGGTGACGACGGTGCGGATGCTCTATCGCGCGGCGGGCGGCAGCATCTTCGACTCGCTGAGTCTCTCGGCAACCGCCAATCCCGACGAGTTTGCCGCAAGTCTGGCGGCGATTCCGGTGGGTTCCTACGAATACTACGTCAAGGCGGTGTACAACGTGGGTTTCCCGGCCTACGTGCCGGCCGACGCTCCGGCCGGTCTCTATACTTTCGACGTGGATGAGATTTGCGCAAGCGAACTCGGATACGATGACGGCTCGGCGGAATACTTCTCGTGGGCGGACGGTTACGACGGAATCGGTTTCCAATGGGCCGTGAAGTTCGGGCCGGTGCTTGCGCCGTACGTGCTGTGCGGTGCGCGGTTTGCGGCCTCGCGCAGTTTGCCCGATACGATCCATTCGCAGATCCACGTGTACGTCTATGATGCCAACGGCCCCGGCGGCACACCCGGAACCCTGATTCAGGACGTGATGACCGGCTCCATCGGCAACGACGTCGGCGGAGTGCCGCCCGGTACGAACTGGGCGGAAGTGATTCTCAAGGACGATTTCGGCGCTCCCTTGATTCTCAATTCCAGCCAATTCTTCATCGCCGTCGGCAACGAAACCGTCGGGTTGTACGAATCCTACGGCCGCGACGCCAACGGCTCGCGGGCGCACCGCTCGTACTTCTATGATCCGTGTGAGGAGACGTGGTTCAGCGAGGACGATACACTGACCAGCGACAACGCGTATCCCGGCAACCGGCTGATCCGGGCGCGGGGCTACAGTCTGGTGGATCCGCCGGAAGTGGTCATCTACCGCGTCAACAACGATATCGTGTTATCCTGGACCAACGTGGGCGCGCCGATGTACAACGTGTACACGGCCACGGCGGCCAGCGGCCCGTTCACGTTCCTGCAGAGCACGAGCGGAACGTCGCTGACGGTGGATTCGGCAACGGGACCGGATTTGCAGCGCTTCTATCAGGTTCGCGCTTCCACCGAATAG
- a CDS encoding helix-turn-helix domain-containing protein, with amino-acid sequence MDPERIRVLRQRLRLTQEDFAHLIGVTFSTVNRWENGKSTPNRIAHRLLAGLEKKVKTQTQ; translated from the coding sequence ATGGATCCTGAGCGCATCCGTGTCCTCCGCCAGCGACTGCGGCTGACGCAGGAAGACTTTGCCCATCTCATTGGAGTGACCTTCTCGACCGTAAATCGTTGGGAGAACGGGAAGTCCACCCCCAACCGCATCGCCCACCGGCTGTTGGCCGGTCTGGAAAAGAAGGTCAAGACTCAAACCCAGTAG
- a CDS encoding chemotaxis protein CheW, protein MSSTSCRTDSRTGSPWRDSSFVAFVVADGDYAVNVGEVHGIYRGLPVVPDPDGPQFMEGSVQFSGRRIPVLNLRRFASLAENNSDPSARWILMVSDGASPVGLVVDRVTEVVRIEPENLRPASDTVQCPVGDYVAAIASHRGKSIFVPDFNRLVHDAIYP, encoded by the coding sequence ATGTCCAGTACCTCCTGTCGCACCGATAGTCGGACCGGTTCCCCTTGGCGAGACTCCAGTTTCGTCGCGTTTGTCGTGGCGGACGGTGACTACGCCGTGAACGTCGGCGAAGTCCACGGAATCTATCGAGGCCTTCCCGTCGTGCCCGATCCGGATGGGCCTCAATTCATGGAAGGGTCGGTGCAATTCAGCGGACGACGAATCCCGGTGCTGAACCTCCGCCGATTCGCCAGCCTTGCGGAAAATAATTCGGACCCATCGGCCCGCTGGATTCTCATGGTGAGTGACGGGGCGAGTCCGGTCGGTCTTGTCGTGGACCGCGTTACCGAAGTTGTTCGAATCGAACCGGAAAATTTGCGACCTGCATCCGATACAGTTCAGTGCCCGGTGGGTGACTATGTTGCCGCCATCGCCAGCCACCGCGGAAAATCTATCTTTGTACCCGATTTCAACCGTCTGGTTCATGATGCCATCTATCCCTAA